In Xenopus tropicalis strain Nigerian chromosome 5, UCB_Xtro_10.0, whole genome shotgun sequence, one genomic interval encodes:
- the zbtb38 gene encoding zinc finger and BTB domain-containing protein 38 gives MCSSEDIVDCYHSDTLLCRLNEQRMQGTLCDVTIVVEDTKFKAHRNILAASSLYFRKQFLSQSILIQGHVLELTDFKADTFTEILNYIYSSKIAVKRKGALRDIADAGKKLGITFLENIKNANSSCKRSSLPSAVCSSQADNRLPLTLYRDDTGLKSEAVEKKGDDPAIANGPRITNAFSILETEVCGFSPLDLRANFKKTTDSTQEINSKDHCENGVCNDGEPVNTLAEHSYAVSSGDLLYKRDSVFDHGNRLNHSRTEERSMPCIVPTIQEAVPASSMPVLEPQCVIPKTTTQSCNANNVNSLNCPGVKDQESTPSDLYKDNENGVVQLPPNNSPAKQSFHDPALSYSLPKKRQETFNCKNCSKEFAHLKRLQRHEQICFKMVHNDKDTKITGSLSGDNTLEKSSTSSGPISDQNSLPNITTPGSDHFVKIVDGKIFYVCIVCKRNYVTLSSLRRHSNVHSWRKSYPCHYCNKVFALAEYRTKHEIWHTGDRRYQCIFCLETFMTYYILKNHQKSSHGIDPRMGVVNKTANRGLKPSIYPYKLYRLLPMKNKRMPLKTPGNDTPAGIHFQGHSSFNTATIVQNSLVSQPFSLESQESLPCSSDTPQNISGSNINQDTWPFDVSQSDNNINALPEKKDNSPLHNSNSAPTGCNTLVSSLSNETQNMPSVINCTSSAPSVIMHSSRTSSVIMHGNSVTATNGVNWYHGRTIVSPKRDCSSQDPGKGVVDSQSMKEMSSDESKVRDVQQEGLGLFSPVPSKKKKSVIKHGNKTETYIAKPALPGTLVNSGIAPLCKITVKIGSEALVKRQISGSSLFFRKSVRPKHSRSRADKSNQDSEEERKERSSIRLRKSESAKMEEMCDDPSDQDISDKPWRPYYNYKPKKKSKHFKKFRKLKKRKKHSNKRSDVENNEEADTKDISRNVTEETENGKEENLQTAEYTENSAAEDIDVSDWQLASKPCFCELCQKSFRNPSTLKVHMRCHTGEKPYPCKTCGKCFSFPGNLNKHERIHMGVKNFMCQFCSKSFMLNETLKKHERIHTGEKLYGCQFCPQQFLYLCTKNNHEQRHQTERSVKGFVCIQCSKICKTAAALGMHQKKHYLRSLKQRERKEIAATESWEASTSTACKMMDLTNTSGVTDVPESVPVSFADSETPLLSFDSGFRDNSPQNVGTSHVAEGLAPEELPESRLGTASALPPVGEHGTVLMEVPKSWKHWKTRHYSLEDGMNSDNSSTRECTKTFTELKTMSSFDPFVP, from the coding sequence ATGTGTAGCTCAGAAGACATAGTGGACTGCTATCACAGCGACACATTGCTCTGCCGTTTAAATGAGCAACGCATGCAGGGAACCCTATGTGATGTCACCATTGTGGTTGAAGACACTAAGTTCAAAGCACACAGGAATATCCTGGCAGCATCCAGTTTGTATTTCAGAAAACAGTTTCTGAGTCAAAGCATTTTAATCCAGGGACATGTATTGGAACTTACAGACTTCAAAGCAGACACATTTACAGAAATACTGAATTATATTTATAGTTCTAAGATTGCAGTAAAGCGAAAAGGAGCACTACGAGATATTGCAGATGCTGGGAAAAAACTGGGAATAACGTTTTTAGAAAACATAAAGAATGCTAATTCGAGCTGCAAAAGATCTTCATTGCCTTCTGCTGTCTGCTCCTCACAAGCAGACAATAGGCTGCCACTTACATTGTATCGGGATGACACTGGTCTGAAATCAGAGGCTGTGGAAAAGAAAGGAGACGATCCAGCCATTGCCAATGGACCTAGAATTACCAATGCATTTTCCATTCTAGAAACGGAAGTTTGTGGTTTTTCTCCACTGGATCTGAGAGCAAATTTTAAAAAGACAACAGACTCCACACAAGAAATCAATAGTAAAGATCATTGTGAGAATGGAGTATGCAATGATGGTGAACCAGTAAATACTCTGGCTGAACACTCTTACGCTGTATCTTCAGGGGATCTTCTTTATAAAAGGGATTCTGTATTTGACCATGGAAACAGGCTTAATCATTCAAGGACTGAAGAAAGATCAATGCCTTGTATTGTACCTACAATCCAAGAGGCAGTACCAGCTAGTAGCATGCCGGTGCTTGAACCCCAGTGTGTTATCCCAAAGACTACAACACAAAGCTGTAACGCTAACAATGTAAACAGCTTGAATTGCCCTGGTGTCAAGGATCAAGAAAGTACTCCTTCAGATTTATACAAAGACAATGAAAATGGAGTGGTACAGCTTCCTCCAAATAACTCACCTGCCAAACAGTCCTTCCATGATCCAGCTTTGTCATATTCACTCCCTAAAAAACGCCAAGAGACGTTTAACTGTAAAAACTGCAGCAAAGAGTTTGCGCATTTGAAACGACTGCAGAGACATGAACAGATATGCTTTAAGATGGTGCACAATGACAAAGATACTAAGATAACAGGCAGTCTTTCAGGGGATAATACTTTAGAAAAATCAAGTACTTCTTCAGGTCCAAtatctgaccaaaattctctTCCAAATATTACCACTCCTGGATCAGACCATTTTGTAAAGATAGTAGATGGTAAGATTTTTTATGTGTGCATTGTTTGCAAGCGGAACTATGTTACTCTTTCAAGTCTTCGAAGACATTCAAATGTCCATTCATGGAGGAAATCATATCCCTGTCATTACTGCAACAAAGTCTTTGCCTTAGCTGAGTATCGTACTAAACATGAAATCTGGCACACAGGTGACAGGCGATATCAGTGTATATTTTGCTTAGAAACATTCATGACTTATTACATACTTAAAAATCATCAAAAATCTTCCCATGGAATTGACCCAAGAATGGGAGTGGTCAACAAAACTGCCAATAGAGGGCTAAAACCTAGCATTTATCCATACAAGCTTTATAGACTTTTGCctatgaaaaataaaagaatgccCTTAAAAACTCCTGGAAATGACACCCCAGCAGGAATACATTTCCAAGGTCACAGCTCCTTTAACACAGCAACCATTGTTCAGAATTCATTAGTTTCTCAGCCCTTTAGTTTGGAAAGCCAGGAGAGTTTGCCTTGCTCTTCTGATACACCACAAAATATTTCAGGCTCAAACATAAATCAGGATACTTGGCCATTTGATGTTTCACAGTCTGATAACAATATAAATGCActgcctgaaaagaaagataattcTCCTCTGCATAATTCCAACTCAGCTCCTACAGGGTGTAATACTTTAGTCAGTTCTTTGAGTAATGAAACCCAAAATATGCCCTCTGTTATTAACTGTACCAGCTCTGCACCTTCTGTGATTATGCACAGCAGTAGAACATCTTCTGTAATAATGCATGGAAATTCAGTAACAGCAACAAATGGGGTAAATTGGTACCATGGAAGAACCATTGTGTCCCCAAAGAGGGATTGTAGTTCTCAAGACCCTGGCAAAGGTGTAGTAGATTCACAATCCATGAAAGAGATGAGTTCTGACGAGAGCAAAGTTAGAGATGTTCAACAGGAAGGACTAGGCTTATTTAGTCCTGTCCcttcaaagaaaaagaaaagtgtaATCAAACATGGAAATAAAACAGAAACATACATAGCCAAACCAGCCTTGCCTGGAACTCTAGTGAACAGTGGAATTGCTCCTCTTTGCAAGATCACTGTAAAGATTGGTAGTGAAGCTTTGGTAAAACGTCAGATCTCTGGGTCATCGTTGTTTTTTAGAAAAAGTGTAAGACCAAAACATTCAAGGTCAAGAGCAGACAAATCAAATCAAGATTCTGAAGAAGAGAGGAAAGAAAGAAGCTCCATTCGACTTCGAAAATCAGAATCTGCAAAGATGGAAGAAATGTGTGATGATCCTAGTGACCAAGATATTTCTGACAAGCCATGGCGGCCATATTACAACTATAAGCCCAAGAAAAAATCCAAGCACTTTAAGAAATTTAGGAAactaaagaaaaggaagaaaCACAGCAATAAGAGGTCAGATGTGGAAAATAATGAAGAAGCAGACACTAAAGATATATCGAGGAATGTAACTGAAGAGACTGAAAATGGCAAGGAAGAAAATCTACAGACAGCTGAGTATACTGAAAATTCAGCTGCAGAAGACATTGATGTCTCTGACTGGCAGTTAGCCTCTAAGCCTTGTTTCTGTGAACTTTGTCAAAAGTCTTTTCGGAATCCATCAACTTTAAAGGTTCACATGCGTTGTCACACAGGAGAGAAGCCCTACCCATGCAAAACCTGTGGAAAGTGCTTCTCATTCCCGGGAAATCTAAATAAACACGAGCGCATTCATATGGGTGTGAAAAACTTTATGTGTCAATTTTGTAGTAagtcatttatgttaaatgaaaccCTAAAAAAGCATGAGAGGATCCATACAGGAGAGAAATTGTATGGCTGCCAGTTCTGCCCACAGCAATTCCTGTATCTCTGCACAAAAAATAACCATGAGCAAAGACATCAAACAGAACGCAGTGTTAAAGGTTTTGTTTGTATCCAATGCTCCAAAATTTGCAAGACTGCAGCAGCTCTAGGAATGCACCAAAAGAAACATTATCTGAGGAGTctaaagcaaagggaaaggaaggAAATTGCAGCAACAGAGAGCTGGGAGGCATCTACGAGCACTGCATGCAAAATGATGGATTTAACAAACACTAGTGGAGTCACAGATGTGCCTGAAAGTGTTCCTGTTTCCTTTGCAGACAGTGAAACTCCATTATTATCATTTGACAGTGGCTTTAGAGACAATTCCCCCCAAAATGTAGGCACCAGTCATGTTGCTGAGGGTTTGGCACCAGAAGAGCTGCCTGAAAGCAGACTTGGGACTGCGTCAGCACTGCCACCAGTTGGTGAGCATGGCACTGTCTTAATGGAGGTTCCAAAAAGCTGGAAGCACTGGAAAACACGACACTATAGTTTAGAGGACGGTATGAACTCTGATAATTCTTCCACAAGAGAGTGCACAAAGACTTTTACTGAATTAAAGACAATGTCGAGCTTCGACCCCTTTGTCCCTTAA